TTGAGATGAACGTGCTGGCTTATGACCCACATCCTGATCCCGATTTTGCCCGTGAGATAGGATGTACCTTTACCGACCTGGATACCATCTTTGCCCAGTCTGATGTTATCTCCCTCAACTGTCCGCTTACGAAAGAGACGGAATACCTGATCAACGAGCAAAATATCGCCAAAATGAAGGATGGAGTCATGATCCTCAATACCGGCAGGGGCAAGCTCATCAATACCCTTGACCTGATCGAAGGACTGAAAACCGGCAAAATAGGTTCTGCCGGATTGGATGTATATGAGGAAGAAAGCGATTACTTTTACGAAGATTTATCGGACAGCGTGGTGGTCGATGACACCCTGGCCCGGCTTTTAAGTTTCAACAATGTAATTGTCACTTCCCACCAGGGATTCTTTACCCGCGAAGCCCTGACCAAGATTGCAGAAGTCACCTTGCAGAATATCCGCGACTTTGAAGAAGGCAAATCCCTGGAAAATGAAATCTGCTACCAATGTTTGGAAAGCGGCACCAATTGCAGGAAGAAACAGGGAAAACAATGTTTTTAACAAATTGAATAATGGATGTAAAAGAACTTATTTTAAAAAACCGCAGTTGCCGGCGTTTTTATGAGGACGTCTCTATTCCCGAAGACGAACTGACAGAATATGTGGACAATGCCAGATTATCCGCCACAGGTGGAAATGTTCAATCCTTAAAATTCATCATCTCTGGTAAACCGGAGACAAATGCAATCATCTTCCCCACCCTTGCCTGGGCAGGTTATCTGAAAG
This genomic interval from Bacteroidota bacterium contains the following:
- a CDS encoding 2-hydroxyacid dehydrogenase; the encoded protein is MKIAFFDAKPYDKDSFNDINQKFGYDIKYFKFHLSLDNVDLVKGYEVVCAFVNDLIDKDIIDKLYENGVRLIALRSAGFNNVDFKAAYGKIHIVRVPAYSPHAIAEHTVGLMLTLDRKIYRAYNRTREFNFTLQGLLGFDLFGKTAGVIGTGRIGRVLIKILKGFEMNVLAYDPHPDPDFAREIGCTFTDLDTIFAQSDVISLNCPLTKETEYLINEQNIAKMKDGVMILNTGRGKLINTLDLIEGLKTGKIGSAGLDVYEEESDYFYEDLSDSVVVDDTLARLLSFNNVIVTSHQGFFTREALTKIAEVTLQNIRDFEEGKSLENEICYQCLESGTNCRKKQGKQCF